A window of Chitinophaga sp. MM2321 contains these coding sequences:
- a CDS encoding AraC family transcriptional regulator gives MDNDLHYKLVKPDKPLSEFVDSFWFLHNQSASNKETTGLPDGRIDLFLFQSPNEPFRIVLLGLGTQQHESATILANGLIFSISFKLLAVEYIFRDTISDIVNNGKLLPNDFWGFTENDLQDFDLFVEKATQKIKSLLPNEIDERKRKLFELIYATKGGITVKELSEKVFWSSRQINRYFNQQFGISLKSYCNVLRFRASLEHIAQGKLFPEENFADQNHFIKEIKKFSGVVPKELFKNKNDRFILLSSLTST, from the coding sequence ATGGACAATGACCTGCATTACAAACTCGTAAAACCCGATAAACCGCTTTCGGAATTTGTGGATAGTTTTTGGTTTTTGCACAATCAATCCGCCAGCAATAAAGAAACAACAGGCTTGCCCGACGGACGCATTGATCTATTTCTTTTTCAATCGCCTAATGAACCTTTCCGTATTGTACTTCTTGGCCTGGGTACACAGCAACACGAATCAGCCACCATACTTGCCAATGGTTTGATATTTTCCATTAGTTTTAAATTGCTTGCAGTAGAATATATTTTTCGTGACACTATTTCAGACATCGTAAATAACGGAAAACTTTTGCCCAATGATTTTTGGGGTTTTACGGAAAATGATTTACAGGATTTTGATCTTTTTGTAGAAAAAGCTACGCAAAAAATTAAATCACTTTTGCCGAATGAAATTGATGAACGCAAACGCAAATTGTTTGAATTGATTTATGCAACAAAGGGTGGAATTACAGTAAAAGAACTTTCTGAAAAAGTGTTTTGGAGCAGCCGCCAAATCAATCGTTATTTCAATCAGCAATTTGGTATTTCGCTAAAATCATATTGCAACGTATTAAGGTTCAGGGCTTCATTAGAACATATTGCACAAGGAAAACTTTTTCCGGAAGAAAATTTTGCTGACCAAAATCACTTCATCAAAGAAATAAAGAAATTTTCGGGTGTGGTGCCGAAAGAATTATTTAAGAACAAAAACGACCGATTTATACTATTATCATCGCTTACCTCAACATAA
- a CDS encoding helix-turn-helix domain-containing protein produces MGKVRSDCPISCSLDVFGDKWSLLIIRDIMLRGKLSYSEFLGSEEKIATNILVNRLSVLEAEHILSKRVSPTNKSKFIYSLTKKGIDLLPIIIEMMDWGAKYNANCPRKELGKKIKKDKAGAIKEYFEKLKKQVT; encoded by the coding sequence ATGGGAAAAGTAAGGTCAGATTGTCCAATCAGTTGTTCCCTCGATGTTTTTGGGGATAAATGGTCGTTGCTTATTATCCGGGATATTATGCTGAGAGGGAAATTATCTTACAGCGAATTTCTGGGATCAGAGGAAAAGATTGCTACAAATATTCTTGTTAACAGGTTGAGTGTTCTTGAGGCTGAGCATATCCTTTCAAAACGGGTGTCGCCAACGAACAAGTCAAAGTTTATTTACAGCCTTACAAAAAAGGGAATTGACCTGTTGCCCATAATCATTGAAATGATGGATTGGGGCGCAAAATATAATGCCAATTGCCCTCGTAAAGAGCTCGGGAAAAAAATAAAGAAGGATAAAGCCGGGGCTATTAAAGAGTATTTTGAAAAGCTGAAAAAGCAGGTTACTTGA
- a CDS encoding serine hydrolase gives MIQHHKYWKQTGKTFTLVAVCFFLKISSSLLAQGVVTLPRSTPASQGVSAAGISHFLDAVKASGIEFHSLMMVRHGKVIAEGWWNPYRADLVHTMYSTSKSFTSTAVGFAITEGLLKTDDKVAAFFPQDVPDTLSAFQQQMTVKDLLTMSVGQRPDPTFTVIDKRNWVKEFFALPVLDTPGTKFLYNSLATYMLSAIVQRVTGQRVIDYLQPRLFAPLGIQGITWERSPEGINTGGWGLSLKTEDMAKFGQLYLQQGIWQGRQIIPAAWVKEATGFKIGPAGPNVPPAAEAKDWEQGYCYQFWRCRNNAFRADGAFGQFIVVMPDQNAVIAITCETADMQAELELVWKYLLPAMKNDTLPENITETHKLKQQLAALALLPAGKNVPHTIARQINGKTFNIAANDAHIQQVSFSFRNNRCQFTLKDDSARYQFDCGLLQWVEGTTQMPGTPPKLTDIAKGNTVGLPPAKVAASYVWKDSTTLEIVCRYIESPHKETITCHFNKQTVTLDFHGSLTAMVPSAGKRPTLNGVLENTRIGILTP, from the coding sequence ATGATCCAGCATCATAAATATTGGAAACAGACTGGTAAGACTTTTACCCTTGTTGCGGTTTGTTTCTTTTTAAAGATAAGTAGTAGTCTTTTAGCCCAGGGGGTGGTAACATTACCCAGAAGTACACCCGCCTCACAAGGCGTGTCTGCTGCCGGTATCAGCCACTTCCTGGATGCTGTAAAGGCATCGGGCATTGAATTTCATAGCCTGATGATGGTACGGCATGGTAAAGTAATTGCGGAAGGATGGTGGAACCCCTATCGCGCCGATCTGGTCCATACCATGTATTCTACCAGCAAAAGTTTTACCTCCACAGCGGTTGGTTTCGCGATAACGGAAGGGCTGCTTAAAACGGACGATAAAGTGGCTGCTTTTTTCCCCCAGGATGTACCCGATACGCTGAGTGCCTTTCAGCAACAGATGACGGTAAAAGACTTGCTTACCATGTCTGTTGGACAACGACCGGATCCTACGTTTACCGTGATTGATAAGCGTAACTGGGTAAAAGAATTTTTTGCCTTGCCTGTGCTGGATACACCTGGCACCAAATTCCTTTATAATTCTCTGGCAACTTATATGCTCTCTGCTATCGTACAGCGGGTTACCGGTCAGCGGGTCATAGACTATCTGCAACCGCGGTTGTTTGCTCCTTTAGGGATACAGGGAATTACCTGGGAAAGAAGCCCCGAAGGTATTAATACCGGTGGCTGGGGATTGAGCCTGAAAACAGAGGATATGGCAAAGTTTGGCCAGTTATATCTTCAGCAGGGAATTTGGCAGGGCCGGCAAATAATACCAGCGGCCTGGGTGAAGGAAGCAACGGGTTTTAAAATAGGTCCGGCGGGCCCGAATGTTCCTCCGGCTGCAGAAGCAAAGGATTGGGAACAGGGATATTGTTACCAGTTCTGGAGATGCCGCAATAATGCTTTCAGGGCAGATGGCGCCTTCGGTCAGTTTATTGTCGTGATGCCCGACCAGAATGCAGTGATCGCTATTACCTGTGAAACAGCGGATATGCAGGCGGAGCTGGAGCTGGTATGGAAATATTTATTACCTGCCATGAAAAATGACACATTACCGGAGAATATAACGGAAACGCATAAATTAAAACAGCAACTGGCAGCACTGGCACTTTTACCGGCAGGTAAAAATGTCCCACATACCATTGCCCGGCAAATAAATGGTAAAACATTCAACATTGCCGCAAACGATGCACACATACAGCAGGTATCTTTCTCTTTCCGTAATAACAGGTGCCAGTTTACTTTGAAAGATGATAGCGCACGCTACCAGTTTGACTGCGGTTTGTTACAATGGGTGGAGGGAACTACACAGATGCCCGGAACACCTCCCAAACTCACAGATATCGCAAAAGGGAACACAGTGGGGTTACCGCCGGCAAAGGTAGCAGCCAGTTATGTATGGAAAGACTCCACTACCCTGGAAATTGTATGCAGGTATATTGAAAGCCCGCACAAGGAAACAATTACCTGTCATTTCAATAAACAGACGGTAACCCTGGATTTCCATGGCAGCCTCACGGCAATGGTGCCGTCAGCAGGCAAACGCCCAACACTGAATGGTGTACTGGAAAACACCAGAATAGGAATACTTACACCATAA
- a CDS encoding gamma-glutamyltransferase, whose product MRRLLFMLLLLAVYTGMHAQQTQKPPLHGKNWMAVTGKPLAATAGAMIFQRGGNAVDAACAMLAATCTMWDVLSWGGETQALIYNPKTGKVIAINALGVAPTGATPAFFKNKGYDFPPEYGPLAAVTPGTPGGICYMLSEYGTLSLKEVLAPAMEMAAGYPMEAQTANSLERNKAYLKQWPYSKAIFLTHPGEKREAPEAGEIFVQKDLLATLTKMVEAEQEALKKHKSRKEAIMAAYNRFYKGDIAKEFVRGCQEQGGLITLEDLANWKPVEEEPLHVNYRGIEVYKLQEWTQGPALLQSLNILENFNLKEMGYNSTSYIHTLYQTMNLAFADRDFYYGDPKFNNDRAIKGLLNKEYAKARAQQINTAHNDVDAGPGDPYPYMGKTNPYLHFLEERSSLTDTTSGRKPGGFVPKHDATTFSPPINNGHMYAANTTDSAYMDRLWRGTTSVEAADKDGWVVSITPSGGWIPACIAGKTGVGMSQRLQSFVLDSAISPFNVIAPGKRPRVTLTPSMALKDGKPFLSFAVQGGDTQDQNLLQFFLNVVEFGMTVQQATEAANINSNQLWLSLGGTTIKDREPRPGSILLNNNTPEKTRMALEQMGYHLSFGERTSGPVNAIFMDRVHGSLWGGSSNHGEDYGIGW is encoded by the coding sequence ATGAGACGCTTACTTTTCATGTTACTGCTGCTGGCTGTTTACACAGGCATGCATGCGCAACAAACACAGAAACCACCGCTGCATGGCAAAAACTGGATGGCTGTTACCGGCAAACCTTTGGCCGCCACGGCAGGCGCCATGATTTTTCAACGTGGCGGTAATGCGGTGGATGCGGCCTGCGCAATGCTGGCAGCCACCTGCACCATGTGGGATGTGCTAAGCTGGGGCGGTGAAACGCAGGCGCTCATTTATAATCCAAAAACCGGTAAAGTCATTGCCATTAACGCACTGGGCGTAGCTCCTACCGGCGCAACACCGGCCTTCTTCAAAAACAAGGGCTACGATTTTCCGCCGGAATACGGCCCACTGGCAGCAGTAACACCCGGTACACCCGGTGGTATTTGTTATATGTTGTCCGAATATGGTACCCTTAGCCTGAAAGAAGTACTGGCGCCAGCCATGGAAATGGCAGCAGGCTACCCGATGGAAGCCCAGACCGCCAACAGCCTGGAACGCAATAAAGCATACCTGAAACAGTGGCCTTACAGCAAAGCCATTTTCCTGACGCATCCCGGCGAAAAAAGAGAAGCACCGGAAGCAGGAGAAATCTTTGTACAAAAAGACCTGCTGGCCACCCTCACCAAAATGGTGGAAGCCGAGCAGGAGGCACTGAAAAAACATAAAAGCAGAAAAGAAGCCATCATGGCAGCTTACAACCGCTTCTACAAAGGAGATATTGCCAAAGAATTTGTACGTGGCTGCCAGGAACAGGGTGGTCTTATTACCCTGGAAGATCTCGCCAACTGGAAGCCGGTGGAAGAAGAACCGTTACATGTTAATTACCGGGGAATAGAAGTGTATAAACTCCAGGAATGGACACAAGGACCTGCGTTGTTACAAAGTCTCAACATCCTGGAAAATTTCAACCTGAAAGAAATGGGATATAATTCTACCAGCTATATCCATACGTTATATCAAACGATGAACCTCGCATTTGCCGATCGTGATTTTTATTACGGCGACCCAAAGTTCAACAACGACCGCGCGATCAAAGGATTACTCAACAAGGAATATGCAAAAGCAAGGGCACAACAGATCAACACCGCGCATAATGACGTTGATGCAGGTCCCGGTGACCCATATCCTTATATGGGAAAAACAAATCCCTATCTGCATTTCCTGGAAGAACGCAGCTCACTCACAGATACCACCAGCGGCCGCAAGCCCGGCGGTTTTGTACCAAAACATGATGCCACCACTTTTTCACCACCCATCAATAACGGTCATATGTATGCAGCCAATACTACCGACAGCGCCTATATGGACCGTCTCTGGCGCGGTACTACCAGCGTGGAAGCGGCAGACAAAGATGGTTGGGTGGTATCCATCACCCCCAGCGGTGGCTGGATACCGGCTTGCATTGCCGGTAAAACAGGGGTGGGTATGAGTCAGCGCCTGCAGAGCTTTGTGCTGGATTCTGCCATTTCTCCGTTTAATGTGATCGCTCCGGGCAAGCGTCCACGGGTAACATTAACACCTTCCATGGCGCTGAAAGATGGCAAACCGTTTCTCTCCTTCGCTGTGCAGGGAGGCGATACGCAGGATCAGAACCTGTTACAGTTTTTTCTGAATGTAGTGGAATTCGGTATGACCGTACAACAGGCTACAGAAGCAGCCAACATCAACTCCAATCAATTATGGCTTTCATTGGGAGGTACGACTATAAAAGATCGTGAACCCCGCCCGGGCAGCATCCTGTTAAACAATAATACGCCTGAAAAAACGCGGATGGCACTGGAGCAGATGGGTTATCACCTTAGTTTCGGTGAGCGCACCAGCGGGCCTGTAAATGCCATTTTCATGGATCGTGTACATGGCAGTTTATGGGGAGGTAGTAGTAATCACGGAGAGGATTATGGAATAGGATGGTAG
- a CDS encoding DinB family protein has product MAIEYWMRGPVENIPALLQPVAHALLQAQFEINEIMTAFPESLLWEKPAGAASPGFHLQHISGVQDRLFTYAKAQLLQPDQMDALTAEGKPGATLPALLDRLNQQVSKSLEQLSATDPATLTDFRGVGRKQLPATVMGLLFHAAEHTMRHTGQLLVTVKVLKGQ; this is encoded by the coding sequence ATGGCAATTGAATACTGGATGAGAGGGCCGGTGGAAAACATCCCGGCCTTACTGCAACCCGTGGCCCATGCCCTGTTGCAGGCGCAGTTTGAAATTAATGAGATAATGACCGCATTCCCCGAATCATTACTGTGGGAAAAACCTGCCGGGGCAGCTTCTCCGGGCTTTCATCTCCAGCATATAAGTGGTGTACAGGATCGATTATTTACCTATGCAAAAGCACAACTGCTACAGCCTGATCAAATGGATGCGCTGACAGCCGAAGGGAAACCCGGGGCCACACTACCTGCATTGCTGGACCGGCTTAACCAGCAGGTGAGCAAATCCCTGGAACAACTGTCTGCTACAGATCCCGCAACGCTCACCGATTTTCGGGGAGTGGGCAGGAAGCAGCTTCCAGCTACTGTGATGGGCCTTCTATTCCATGCAGCGGAGCATACCATGCGGCATACCGGGCAGTTACTGGTAACTGTAAAAGTATTAAAGGGGCAATAA
- a CDS encoding NAD(P)/FAD-dependent oxidoreductase produces MLIQNKRIAIVGGGMAGLTLARLLQMQNADVKVYERDVNRDVRVQGSTLDLHEGSGLEAMKRAGLIDEFYAHYRPIASKMRIVDKSLQIKFDEHNSGKAFSEHRPEIDRAPLRNILLNSLKPDTVVWDSHFVSMEKQNNGWHLHFKNGTSAYADLVIAADGAKSRVRPYLSTESPVYSGITLIEGNIYHAENNAAKLFEFTKGGKVMAFGNEQFIGYGTKGDGSIMFVASFKGPENSLEQSGIDFKNKEQVFAWFKVAYAGWSDEWHEFFTNDDVHFIPRPQYYFPLNQTWETQENLTMIGDAAHCMPPFAGEGANVAMQDAFELAECLTNNKFRDIKTAISHFEKQMIIRGAAATQETLENSEIMHSKTALEQMLIFFSH; encoded by the coding sequence ATGTTAATACAAAATAAACGAATCGCCATTGTTGGCGGGGGAATGGCCGGACTGACCTTAGCCCGGCTGTTACAGATGCAAAATGCTGACGTAAAAGTTTACGAAAGGGATGTCAATCGTGATGTTCGTGTTCAGGGCTCTACTTTGGATCTGCACGAAGGTTCCGGTTTGGAAGCCATGAAACGTGCAGGCTTAATTGATGAATTTTATGCGCATTATCGCCCGATTGCGAGTAAAATGCGTATTGTAGATAAAAGCCTCCAAATAAAATTTGATGAACATAACAGCGGAAAGGCATTTTCAGAGCATCGCCCTGAAATTGACAGAGCGCCTTTGCGCAATATTTTGTTGAACTCACTAAAACCCGATACCGTTGTGTGGGACAGCCATTTCGTTTCTATGGAAAAACAAAACAATGGCTGGCACTTGCATTTCAAAAACGGGACAAGCGCATATGCCGATCTGGTCATTGCCGCTGACGGAGCAAAGTCAAGAGTGCGTCCGTATTTAAGTACCGAAAGCCCTGTTTATTCAGGTATTACTTTGATTGAGGGGAATATTTACCATGCAGAAAATAATGCAGCGAAACTTTTTGAATTTACAAAAGGCGGAAAAGTTATGGCTTTTGGTAATGAACAATTCATAGGGTACGGCACAAAAGGCGATGGCTCGATTATGTTTGTTGCAAGTTTTAAAGGCCCTGAAAATTCGCTTGAGCAAAGTGGTATCGATTTTAAAAATAAAGAACAGGTTTTTGCATGGTTTAAAGTGGCGTATGCAGGTTGGAGTGATGAATGGCATGAATTTTTTACAAATGACGATGTACATTTTATTCCACGGCCCCAATATTATTTTCCATTAAACCAAACCTGGGAAACGCAGGAAAACCTTACGATGATAGGCGATGCGGCCCATTGTATGCCACCATTTGCTGGCGAGGGCGCAAATGTAGCAATGCAAGATGCGTTTGAATTGGCGGAATGTTTAACGAATAATAAATTCAGGGATATTAAAACCGCCATCTCACATTTTGAAAAACAAATGATTATAAGGGGTGCAGCAGCCACGCAGGAGACCTTAGAAAACAGCGAAATAATGCACTCAAAAACCGCGCTGGAACAAATGCTGATATTTTTTAGTCATTGA
- a CDS encoding DoxX-like family protein, whose amino-acid sequence MTSNKTHKILTYCIASVWIINGLFCKVLNLVPRHEQIVARILGDSYSRPLILMIGLLETGMGVWILSGIKSRLNAFAQIIIVATMNALEFILVPDLLLWGKANSIFAFLFIILVYVNEFYLNKRIVSQS is encoded by the coding sequence ATGACAAGCAACAAAACACATAAAATACTAACCTATTGCATTGCTTCAGTTTGGATTATAAACGGACTTTTTTGTAAAGTATTGAACCTTGTCCCCCGCCACGAACAAATTGTTGCAAGAATACTGGGTGATAGCTATTCCAGACCTTTGATACTTATGATAGGGCTTTTAGAAACAGGAATGGGAGTCTGGATACTGAGCGGTATTAAATCCCGTTTAAATGCATTTGCACAAATTATTATCGTGGCAACCATGAACGCACTTGAATTTATCCTGGTACCCGATCTGTTGCTTTGGGGAAAAGCCAATTCAATTTTTGCTTTTTTGTTTATTATCTTGGTTTATGTCAACGAATTTTATCTGAACAAAAGAATCGTTTCACAAAGCTAA
- a CDS encoding sialate O-acetylesterase, whose translation MKNKTWLVLGALLFLVNSLSANVTLPKLFGNGMVLQRDQPIYVWGWADKNEKVTVLFKQQKQTVKADRDGKWMVKLKEETAGGPFELTVNGKNNTTLQDVMVGDVWICSGQSNMEFQVKGANNAAEEIKAANYPLIREFTVARTVAKEPLSDLMKPSSWKTATPENVGDFTAVGYFFGRELYNNLQVPIGLIHTSWGGTQVEAWISNKGFLSSDEFSEMMSKPLGIDSIKGPNEYPSALFNSMIHPLLPFAIKGAIWYQGESNAWRAYQYRKSFPLMIEDWRKQWKQGDFPFYFVQLASFDAEKHNKGNDSNGGSTWAELREAQTLTLSLPNTGMAVTTDIGEAYDIHPRNKQDVGKRLAVNALKNVYAKPVVPGGPVYQSFAVAGNKAVISFKEEGSGLMAKDRYGYLKGFEIAGADKRFYFAKAALVDGKVQVYSKDVATPVAVRYNWANNASDGNLYNKEGYPAGPFRTDEWPSITEKNKYSLPKK comes from the coding sequence ATGAAAAACAAAACGTGGCTCGTTCTGGGAGCCTTACTGTTCCTTGTGAACAGCTTATCAGCCAATGTTACGCTTCCAAAATTATTCGGCAATGGTATGGTCCTGCAACGCGACCAACCTATTTATGTCTGGGGTTGGGCAGATAAAAATGAAAAAGTCACTGTACTGTTCAAACAACAAAAACAAACCGTTAAAGCAGACCGTGATGGTAAGTGGATGGTGAAACTGAAAGAAGAAACTGCCGGTGGCCCCTTTGAATTGACCGTTAATGGAAAAAATAATACCACACTGCAGGATGTGATGGTAGGAGATGTATGGATCTGCTCCGGACAGTCTAACATGGAATTTCAGGTAAAAGGTGCCAACAATGCAGCGGAAGAAATCAAAGCAGCCAATTATCCGTTGATCAGGGAATTTACGGTTGCACGGACGGTAGCAAAAGAACCATTATCTGATCTGATGAAGCCATCCAGCTGGAAAACGGCCACACCGGAAAATGTAGGCGATTTCACTGCCGTGGGATATTTCTTCGGCAGGGAATTATATAATAACCTGCAGGTGCCTATCGGTTTGATCCACACTTCCTGGGGTGGTACCCAGGTAGAAGCCTGGATCAGCAACAAAGGCTTTTTAAGCAGCGATGAATTTAGTGAGATGATGAGCAAACCCCTGGGTATCGACTCCATCAAAGGCCCCAATGAATATCCCAGTGCTTTGTTCAACTCCATGATCCACCCGCTCTTACCTTTTGCGATCAAGGGTGCTATCTGGTACCAGGGAGAAAGTAATGCCTGGCGTGCTTACCAGTACCGCAAATCTTTCCCGCTCATGATTGAAGACTGGCGCAAGCAGTGGAAGCAAGGTGATTTTCCTTTTTATTTTGTGCAGCTGGCCAGCTTTGATGCAGAGAAACATAACAAGGGTAACGACAGCAACGGTGGCAGCACCTGGGCCGAATTGAGAGAGGCGCAAACACTCACCCTCTCCCTGCCCAATACCGGCATGGCAGTAACCACCGATATCGGTGAAGCATATGATATTCATCCCAGGAATAAACAGGACGTTGGAAAACGACTGGCCGTAAATGCACTGAAAAACGTGTATGCGAAACCGGTAGTACCAGGCGGACCAGTATATCAGTCATTCGCTGTTGCAGGTAATAAGGCGGTTATTTCTTTTAAAGAGGAAGGCAGCGGTCTGATGGCAAAAGATAGATATGGCTACCTCAAAGGATTTGAAATAGCTGGCGCTGACAAACGCTTCTATTTTGCCAAAGCAGCCCTTGTAGACGGTAAAGTACAGGTATACAGCAAGGATGTAGCCACTCCGGTAGCGGTAAGATACAATTGGGCAAACAATGCATCAGACGGAAATCTTTATAACAAAGAAGGTTATCCGGCTGGCCCGTTCCGTACAGATGAATGGCCATCTATCACGGAGAAAAATAAATATAGCTTACCAAAAAAATAG
- a CDS encoding methyltransferase domain-containing protein → MEKLRTPFQGVSNIVRFNWHFYLLSWGFLFLLFLLINSIDAPFKGYLYIVCFLILGINIISLAVSYYIYDLSGLYNFNWLNVLKTERRIINISAGFDETSIILSNRFKHTALVALDFYDPLKHTEVSIKRARKAYPIFPGTLQVKTTDLQIADNAADKIFVMLSAHEIRDEYERIAFFKELKRVIKPTGQIFIVEHLRDTANFLAYNIGFFHFYSKSTWFKTFQAAQLEIQKEIKLTPFISTFILEKNGTTF, encoded by the coding sequence ATGGAAAAACTGAGGACACCCTTTCAGGGAGTATCAAATATTGTCCGCTTTAACTGGCATTTTTATCTTCTATCATGGGGCTTTTTGTTCCTGCTATTTTTATTGATAAATAGTATCGACGCCCCTTTTAAAGGTTATTTATACATTGTCTGTTTTTTAATCCTTGGTATCAATATCATTTCTTTAGCTGTGTCCTACTACATATATGACTTATCTGGGCTTTACAATTTTAATTGGTTAAATGTACTGAAAACGGAACGCAGGATCATCAATATAAGTGCTGGTTTCGATGAAACAAGTATTATACTAAGTAACAGGTTTAAGCATACAGCACTCGTTGCGCTTGACTTTTATGATCCCTTAAAACATACAGAGGTTTCAATAAAAAGGGCCAGAAAAGCGTATCCCATATTCCCCGGCACGCTACAGGTAAAAACAACGGATTTACAAATAGCAGATAATGCTGCTGATAAAATATTTGTAATGCTGTCTGCCCACGAAATAAGGGATGAATATGAACGGATAGCATTTTTTAAGGAATTAAAAAGGGTGATAAAACCAACAGGGCAGATTTTTATTGTTGAACACCTGAGAGATACCGCTAATTTTTTAGCATACAATATTGGATTCTTTCATTTCTATTCAAAATCTACCTGGTTCAAAACCTTCCAGGCAGCACAACTTGAAATTCAAAAGGAGATAAAACTTACGCCGTTTATTTCAACCTTTATACTTGAGAAGAATGGAACTACATTTTAA
- a CDS encoding Dabb family protein has protein sequence MKTSNRRKFLGTAAALCAGTAAAAMPMVNRDRKYPLVHHVFFWLKNPDSIEDRNKLVAGVKTLSKIETVRELRVGIVASTEKRDVVDSSWGVSELIFFSDLAGQATYQTHPIHLEFIKNCSHLWEKVIVYDAIDA, from the coding sequence ATGAAAACATCCAACAGGAGAAAATTTCTGGGTACTGCTGCTGCCCTCTGCGCCGGCACTGCCGCTGCAGCCATGCCAATGGTCAATCGCGACAGAAAGTATCCTTTAGTACATCATGTATTTTTCTGGCTTAAAAATCCGGATTCTATCGAAGACCGCAATAAACTTGTGGCAGGTGTAAAAACATTGTCGAAAATTGAAACCGTACGCGAACTGCGTGTAGGCATAGTGGCGAGTACAGAAAAGCGTGATGTGGTAGACAGCAGCTGGGGCGTATCGGAACTCATTTTCTTTAGTGATCTGGCGGGCCAGGCCACCTATCAGACACATCCTATACACCTGGAATTTATCAAAAACTGTAGTCACCTTTGGGAAAAGGTAATTGTGTATGATGCAATAGATGCTTAA
- a CDS encoding DUF2071 domain-containing protein yields MNSFLKTHPFAVEAFFESSLVLTFAVPKEQLQALIPPCLVLHTFDEKWAFLAVAMVQTKGLRPKGFPKFMGNDFFLTGYRVFVKYTNTAGKRLRGLYILKSETDKRKMAFMGNIFTHYNYTTTDITLTRQGSNTAIKSVQSDFTIKIEEDDGEISLPENSPFADWKEARRFAGPLPFTFTYNSNTREVLIIEGVREHWVPKPVRVIDHAISFLQTLQLKGTILANAFIIKDVPYYWKKGKTEVWKN; encoded by the coding sequence ATGAACTCGTTCCTGAAAACCCACCCATTTGCAGTTGAAGCATTTTTTGAAAGTTCACTCGTACTGACTTTCGCCGTTCCGAAAGAACAGCTTCAGGCACTCATTCCGCCATGTTTAGTACTACACACCTTTGATGAAAAATGGGCGTTCCTTGCAGTGGCAATGGTTCAGACGAAAGGATTAAGACCGAAAGGTTTTCCAAAATTTATGGGCAATGACTTCTTCTTAACAGGCTACCGGGTTTTTGTTAAATATACCAATACTGCCGGGAAAAGATTAAGGGGATTATATATTCTTAAATCCGAAACTGACAAAAGAAAAATGGCATTTATGGGGAATATTTTCACCCATTACAATTATACAACCACTGATATTACGCTGACCAGGCAAGGGAGTAATACAGCAATAAAATCAGTACAATCAGATTTTACAATAAAAATCGAAGAAGACGACGGCGAAATTTCATTGCCTGAAAATTCACCATTTGCTGACTGGAAAGAAGCCAGAAGATTTGCAGGTCCATTGCCATTTACATTTACCTATAATTCAAACACCAGGGAAGTTTTAATTATTGAAGGTGTCAGAGAGCACTGGGTGCCAAAACCAGTAAGGGTAATTGATCATGCCATTTCATTCCTTCAGACACTACAACTGAAAGGAACCATTTTGGCAAATGCTTTTATCATTAAAGATGTTCCTTACTATTGGAAAAAAGGAAAAACTGAGGTATGGAAAAACTGA
- a CDS encoding nuclear transport factor 2 family protein, with the protein MENSTSTRQLLETYYSGFAQKEGWEPVISDDFKFIGGDMTKTAPTVGKAAYIEVIKRFSRVFQTMRVKEMIIEGENACVIGNYDYKFPNGVSINGNVAEIWKAKNGKLDSLSIFFDTATFDKNTPK; encoded by the coding sequence ATGGAAAACTCAACATCAACCAGGCAATTGCTCGAAACTTATTACAGCGGTTTTGCCCAAAAGGAAGGTTGGGAACCAGTCATCTCCGATGACTTTAAATTTATTGGCGGCGACATGACAAAAACAGCTCCTACTGTGGGAAAAGCCGCCTATATCGAAGTCATTAAACGGTTCTCCCGTGTGTTTCAAACCATGCGCGTAAAAGAAATGATTATTGAAGGCGAAAATGCCTGCGTCATTGGAAATTATGACTATAAATTTCCTAATGGTGTAAGCATCAATGGTAATGTAGCCGAGATCTGGAAGGCGAAGAATGGAAAACTGGACTCACTGAGTATATTCTTCGACACCGCTACTTTTGATAAGAATACGCCAAAGTAA